Proteins encoded within one genomic window of Flavobacterium gilvum:
- a CDS encoding LOG family protein: protein MKRITVFCGSSSGTEEIYTSQATLLGEILAKRNIELVYGGANVGLMGAVADGVLNHGGKAIGVLPNFLRSKEIAHKQLTELILVDTMHERKTKMNDLCDGVIALPGGFGTMDELFEMLTWAQLGLHKKPIALLNIDGYFDALIVFIQTMVNKGLLKEANQQMLLVSDSIDELLDKMTNYVPPTVGKWISKENI, encoded by the coding sequence ATGAAACGAATAACTGTATTCTGTGGTTCTAGTTCTGGAACCGAAGAAATCTATACTTCGCAGGCAACTTTGCTGGGTGAAATATTAGCGAAACGAAATATTGAATTGGTGTATGGCGGAGCCAATGTTGGACTTATGGGTGCTGTTGCCGATGGTGTTTTGAATCATGGTGGAAAAGCAATCGGGGTTTTGCCAAATTTTTTGAGGTCAAAAGAAATAGCGCATAAGCAACTTACCGAATTGATTTTGGTTGATACTATGCATGAACGAAAAACCAAAATGAATGACCTTTGTGACGGCGTAATTGCGCTGCCGGGCGGTTTTGGAACGATGGACGAACTTTTCGAAATGCTGACTTGGGCGCAACTCGGACTGCATAAAAAACCGATTGCACTTTTAAACATTGACGGGTATTTTGATGCTTTGATTGTTTTTATACAAACGATGGTGAATAAGGGACTTTTGAAAGAAGCAAATCAGCAAATGCTTTTGGTGAGTGATTCCATAGACGAACTTTTGGATAAAATGACAAATTATGTTCCTCCTACGGTGGGAAAATGGATTAGTAAAGAAAATATTTAA
- a CDS encoding PsbP-related protein, which translates to MKYKFLVLIAVMIAIVGCQKNEKKSISQPDKDTKELSGKGYSIQYDSSFRLDESGRNGTEFYLFTPTAPGDDFSENINLIIQNLGVLKYDLNQFITLSEKQIEANGKLIESVRKNENGQEYHILIFETKMNGFDLKFLQYDFVKNDKAYVLTFSAKKDEFENHRKSIEKVMNSFGLE; encoded by the coding sequence ATGAAATATAAATTTTTAGTACTGATTGCTGTAATGATTGCAATTGTTGGATGTCAAAAAAACGAAAAAAAGTCTATTTCGCAACCGGATAAAGACACGAAGGAATTAAGCGGAAAGGGATATTCTATTCAATATGATTCCTCTTTTAGACTCGATGAAAGCGGAAGGAATGGAACCGAATTTTATTTGTTTACGCCAACTGCCCCCGGAGATGATTTTTCGGAAAACATCAATTTAATAATTCAGAACCTTGGAGTTTTAAAGTATGATTTGAACCAATTCATAACTCTTTCGGAAAAACAAATTGAAGCAAACGGAAAACTCATTGAGAGCGTCAGAAAAAATGAAAATGGACAGGAATACCATATTTTAATTTTTGAGACCAAAATGAATGGTTTTGATTTGAAGTTTTTGCAATACGATTTCGTGAAAAACGATAAAGCTTATGTATTGACTTTTTCGGCAAAAAAAGATGAATTTGAAAACCATCGAAAATCCATCGAAAAAGTAATGAACAGTTTTGGATTGGAATAA